A DNA window from Aureibaculum sp. 2308TA14-22 contains the following coding sequences:
- a CDS encoding c-type cytochrome — protein sequence MMKSFIKYTSIVALVVLMVSCAGDSQRTREVQYMGDTDMYDAVPYETYSTNPVFKDGISAQLPVEGTIARGKTTYDVPNSEVGYAYARDSVRSPLWEKAPTDSIAKISQKNMDQGKYLYGIYCASCHGNTGDGQGVLVQNEKFLGVPNYKDRVITEGSTYHVIMYGRGIMGSHSSQLNDLERWQVTAYVQKLRNDLLK from the coding sequence ATGATGAAAAGTTTTATCAAATATACTTCAATAGTAGCATTAGTAGTACTGATGGTATCTTGTGCTGGTGATAGCCAAAGAACTAGAGAAGTGCAATACATGGGTGATACCGATATGTACGATGCCGTACCTTACGAAACGTATTCTACCAATCCAGTTTTTAAAGATGGAATTTCTGCTCAACTACCTGTAGAAGGTACTATTGCTAGAGGGAAAACCACTTATGATGTTCCAAATTCAGAAGTTGGATATGCTTACGCTAGAGATTCTGTACGTTCACCGTTATGGGAAAAAGCACCAACGGATTCTATTGCCAAAATATCCCAAAAGAATATGGATCAAGGTAAGTATTTATATGGTATTTATTGTGCTTCTTGCCATGGTAACACAGGCGATGGTCAAGGTGTTTTGGTTCAAAACGAGAAATTTCTTGGGGTTCCTAATTATAAAGACAGAGTAATTACAGAAGGTAGTACTTACCATGTAATTATGTATGGTAGAGGTATAATGGGATCGCATTCGTCTCAATTAAATGATTTAGAACGTTGGCAAGTTACCGCATATGTTCAGAAATTAAGAAATGATTTGTTAAAATAA
- a CDS encoding DUF3341 domain-containing protein has translation MSSKVIHALYDDDDVLLNAVKEVRAAHHHIEEVYTPFPVHGLEKAMGIPPTRMAITAFLYGITGLAFAIWFLNYIMIADWPQNIGGKPSFSFLENMPAFVPVMFEMTVFFAAHLMVITFYMRSKIWPFQTADNPDPRTTDDKFLMEVAVNDNEDAVIALLEKTGAEEISVKEKH, from the coding sequence ATGAGTTCTAAAGTAATACATGCATTGTACGATGATGATGATGTGCTTTTAAATGCCGTAAAAGAGGTAAGAGCTGCACACCATCATATTGAAGAGGTATATACTCCTTTTCCGGTTCACGGTTTAGAGAAAGCAATGGGCATACCACCAACACGTATGGCTATAACTGCTTTTTTATATGGGATAACTGGTTTGGCTTTTGCAATTTGGTTTTTAAACTATATTATGATAGCAGATTGGCCACAAAACATTGGTGGTAAACCTAGTTTTAGTTTTTTAGAAAACATGCCTGCATTTGTGCCGGTAATGTTTGAAATGACTGTATTTTTTGCAGCCCACTTAATGGTAATTACCTTTTATATGCGAAGTAAAATATGGCCGTTTCAAACAGCGGACAATCCTGACCCTAGAACAACGGATGATAAGTTCCTTATGGAAGTTGCGGTTAACGATAACGAAGATGCAGTGATTGCCTTATTAGAAAAAACAGGTGCTGAAGAAATTTCAGTGAAAGAAAAACATTAA
- a CDS encoding cytochrome c oxidase subunit II, translating to MKALFYIIIFVVLIVACWQFVKLLGLTKVDNQTATEKENNINGWLMLGLMAFIYGLMIYTLVQGRIVLLPEQSASEEGYHIDVLFKWTMGLILVVQFIMQLILFYFSFKYRGINNRKAFFFADSHKLETIWTVIPAIVLAGFIIYGIWTWNNVMDSSDAENPIFIELYGKQFSWDARYAGQDNQLGAANVRFIEGTNTMGVDMTDKNAADDIPLVVNEGKFVKELHIPKGRKVIFKIRSQDVLHSVYMPHFRAQMNAVPGMVTEIAFTPTITTAEMRLNEDTKAKFDAINKLREEKGEEAVEFDYLILCNKICGSSHYNMQLKVVVDEEADFNKWLATQKTFAQLNTK from the coding sequence ATGAAGGCATTATTTTATATTATCATTTTTGTAGTTTTAATTGTTGCTTGTTGGCAATTTGTAAAATTATTAGGTTTAACAAAAGTTGATAATCAAACCGCTACAGAAAAAGAAAATAACATTAACGGATGGTTAATGCTTGGTCTTATGGCCTTTATTTACGGATTAATGATCTATACTTTGGTTCAAGGTAGAATAGTCTTATTACCTGAGCAGTCGGCTTCTGAAGAAGGATACCATATAGATGTATTGTTTAAATGGACAATGGGATTGATTTTGGTGGTACAGTTTATAATGCAATTAATATTATTCTATTTTTCATTTAAATATAGAGGTATTAATAATAGAAAAGCCTTTTTCTTTGCTGATAGCCATAAATTAGAAACGATTTGGACCGTAATACCTGCTATTGTTCTTGCTGGATTTATAATTTACGGTATTTGGACATGGAATAATGTAATGGATTCTTCAGACGCAGAAAATCCGATATTTATCGAACTTTACGGAAAGCAATTTTCTTGGGATGCACGATACGCTGGACAAGACAATCAGCTAGGTGCTGCCAATGTTCGTTTTATAGAAGGAACAAATACTATGGGTGTTGACATGACCGATAAAAATGCTGCCGATGATATTCCTTTAGTAGTTAATGAAGGTAAATTTGTCAAAGAACTTCATATTCCAAAAGGAAGAAAAGTAATTTTTAAGATTCGTTCTCAAGATGTATTACATTCGGTATATATGCCTCATTTTAGGGCACAAATGAACGCCGTTCCTGGCATGGTAACTGAAATTGCTTTTACGCCAACGATTACTACTGCTGAAATGCGTTTAAATGAAGACACTAAGGCAAAGTTTGATGCCATTAATAAACTTAGAGAAGAGAAAGGAGAGGAAGCCGTAGAATTTGATTATCTAATTTTATGTAATAAAATATGTGGTTCTTCACATTACAATATGCAATTAAAGGTTGTAGTTGACGAAGAAGCTGACTTTAATAAATGGTTAGCAACTCAAAAAACTTTTGCTCAACTGAATACTAAATAA
- a CDS encoding cytochrome c oxidase subunit I, with the protein MSDHHHKETFVTKYIFSQDHKMISKQYLITGIVMGCIGVFMSMLFRLQLAYPEQSFSIIEAFLGRAGEGGVMTPDMYLSLVTIHGTIMVFFVLTAALSGTFSNLLIPFQIGARDMASPFLNMLSYWLFFISSVIMVISLFVETGPANAGWTIYPPLSALPQAISGSGLGMTLWLVSMAIFIASSLMGALNYIVTVLNLRTIGMKMTRLPLTIWAFFVTAIIGVVSFPVLLSAALLLIMDRSFGTSFFLSDIYIAGEVLHYKGGSPVLFEHLFWFLGHPEVYIVILPAMGIVSEVLATNSRKPIFGYRAMIISIIAIAFLSTIVWGHHMFVTGMNPFLGSVFTFTTLLIAIPSAVKAFNWTTTIWKGNLQMNPAMLYSIGFVSTFITGGLTGLILGDSAIDINVHDTYFVVAHFHLVMGVSAIFGMFAGVYHWFPKMYGRMMNKDLGYLHFWITAISAYGVFFPMHFVGLAGLPRRYYNNTAFPIFDDLLHINKVMTIFAIIGGLAQIIFLANFFFSIYKGKRAPKNPWRATTLEWTTQVEHIHGNWPGEIPAVHRWPYDYSKLDENGELWDGQDFTLQTVPIRDGEEEF; encoded by the coding sequence ATGTCAGATCATCATCATAAAGAAACTTTTGTAACAAAGTACATCTTTAGTCAAGATCATAAAATGATTTCTAAGCAATACCTTATTACAGGTATTGTTATGGGTTGTATAGGCGTGTTTATGTCTATGTTATTTCGTTTGCAATTAGCTTATCCTGAACAATCTTTTAGTATTATAGAAGCATTTTTAGGTAGAGCTGGCGAAGGTGGTGTTATGACGCCAGATATGTACCTGTCTTTAGTTACCATACATGGTACCATCATGGTATTTTTTGTATTAACGGCGGCCTTAAGTGGTACATTCAGTAACTTATTAATTCCGTTTCAGATTGGTGCAAGAGATATGGCATCTCCATTCTTAAATATGTTATCGTATTGGTTGTTCTTTATATCCAGTGTAATTATGGTAATTTCATTATTTGTTGAAACTGGACCAGCCAATGCTGGATGGACAATCTATCCACCATTAAGTGCCTTGCCTCAAGCCATTTCTGGTTCTGGTTTAGGTATGACCTTATGGTTAGTATCTATGGCAATTTTTATTGCTTCATCATTAATGGGAGCCTTAAATTACATTGTTACGGTATTAAATTTAAGAACAATCGGAATGAAAATGACAAGGTTACCATTAACCATTTGGGCATTTTTTGTTACCGCTATTATAGGTGTAGTTTCTTTCCCAGTATTATTGTCCGCAGCTTTGTTGTTAATTATGGATAGAAGTTTTGGAACTTCATTCTTTTTATCAGACATTTATATAGCAGGTGAAGTATTACACTATAAAGGAGGTTCACCAGTACTCTTTGAACACTTATTTTGGTTTTTAGGCCACCCGGAAGTATATATAGTTATTTTACCTGCAATGGGTATTGTTTCTGAAGTATTGGCAACAAATTCTCGAAAACCAATATTTGGATATAGAGCGATGATTATTTCAATTATTGCCATTGCGTTTTTATCAACCATAGTTTGGGGTCACCACATGTTCGTTACAGGTATGAATCCTTTCTTAGGTTCTGTATTTACATTTACAACATTATTAATAGCAATACCATCAGCGGTAAAAGCATTTAACTGGACAACCACGATATGGAAAGGTAATCTACAGATGAACCCTGCCATGTTATATTCTATTGGTTTTGTTTCTACCTTTATTACAGGTGGTTTAACAGGATTGATTTTGGGAGATAGTGCTATTGATATTAATGTCCATGATACTTATTTTGTAGTAGCTCACTTCCACTTGGTAATGGGTGTTTCTGCTATTTTTGGGATGTTCGCTGGTGTATATCATTGGTTTCCGAAAATGTACGGTAGAATGATGAATAAAGATTTAGGGTATCTTCATTTTTGGATAACGGCAATTTCTGCATACGGTGTTTTCTTTCCAATGCATTTTGTAGGGTTGGCAGGATTACCAAGACGTTACTATAACAATACAGCATTCCCAATTTTTGATGATTTGTTGCACATTAATAAAGTAATGACCATTTTTGCCATCATTGGCGGGTTGGCTCAAATTATATTTTTGGCAAACTTCTTCTTTAGTATTTATAAAGGAAAAAGAGCACCTAAAAATCCTTGGAGAGCCACTACTTTAGAGTGGACTACTCAAGTTGAGCATATTCATGGTAACTGGCCTGGAGAAATTCCAGCAGTGCACCGTTGGCCTTATGATTATAGTAAGCTAGATGAAAATGGAGAACTATGGGACGGACAAGATTTTACCTTACAAACGGTTCCAATACGTGATGGAGAAGAGGAGTTTTAG
- the ilvD gene encoding dihydroxy-acid dehydratase, whose product MINKYSRVVTQDDTQPAAQAMLHAVGLTDEDFNKPLVGIASTGYEGNPCNMHLNDLAKLVKEGTKEADVVGLIFNTIGVSDGISMGTPGMRFSLPSRDVIADSMETVVQAMAYDGMVTVVGCDKNMPGALMAMLRLNRPSILVYGGTIASGCHNDRKLDIVSAFEAWGEKVAGTMQETEYRAIIQKAIPGAGACGGMYTANTMASAIEALGMALPYNSSNPAISKDKEEESIAAGKAIRILLEKDIKPSDIVTRKSLENAVRLVTILGGSTNAVLHFLAIARAANIEFTLADFQHISDTTPFLADLKPSGKYLMEDVHRVGGIPAVLKYLLVKGLLHGDCLTVTGKTLAENLLDVPDLAENQDVVKPLENPIKATGHLRIMFGNLAKEGSVAKITGKEGLRFQGTARVFESEFDANDGIRDGLVQKGDVVVIRYQGPKGGPGMPEMLKPTSAIMGAGLGKDVALITDGRFSGGTHGFVVGHITPEAQDGGTIALVENGDEIIIDAETNNISVNVSEEELKQRKANWKQPDLKFNKGVLYKYAKTVSSASKGCVTDEF is encoded by the coding sequence ATGATAAATAAATACAGTAGAGTTGTAACCCAAGATGATACACAGCCAGCGGCACAAGCCATGTTACATGCAGTAGGGTTAACGGATGAAGATTTTAACAAGCCTTTAGTTGGTATTGCAAGTACAGGGTATGAGGGAAATCCTTGTAATATGCACCTGAACGATTTGGCTAAACTGGTTAAAGAAGGGACTAAAGAAGCTGATGTAGTTGGGCTGATTTTTAATACCATTGGTGTAAGTGATGGTATTTCTATGGGTACGCCTGGGATGCGTTTTTCTTTACCTTCACGTGATGTGATTGCTGATTCTATGGAAACCGTTGTTCAAGCAATGGCATATGACGGTATGGTAACAGTGGTAGGTTGCGATAAAAATATGCCTGGAGCGTTAATGGCAATGTTACGATTAAACAGACCTTCTATTTTAGTATATGGCGGTACAATAGCTTCTGGTTGTCATAATGATAGAAAATTGGACATTGTTTCTGCTTTTGAAGCTTGGGGCGAAAAAGTTGCTGGGACAATGCAAGAAACGGAATACAGAGCCATCATACAAAAAGCAATTCCTGGAGCAGGTGCTTGTGGTGGAATGTACACTGCAAATACAATGGCTTCAGCTATTGAAGCATTGGGAATGGCATTGCCGTACAATTCTTCAAACCCTGCTATTAGCAAAGATAAAGAGGAGGAAAGTATCGCTGCTGGAAAAGCCATACGGATTTTACTGGAAAAAGATATAAAACCATCGGATATAGTTACTAGAAAATCGTTGGAAAATGCAGTGAGATTAGTCACAATTCTTGGAGGTTCGACCAATGCGGTATTGCACTTTTTGGCTATTGCCAGAGCTGCAAATATCGAATTCACATTAGCAGATTTTCAACATATAAGTGATACAACACCATTTTTGGCAGATTTAAAACCAAGTGGTAAATATTTAATGGAAGATGTGCATCGCGTTGGTGGTATCCCAGCTGTATTAAAATATTTGTTGGTAAAAGGCTTATTACATGGAGATTGTTTAACCGTAACAGGTAAAACCCTAGCAGAAAATTTATTGGATGTTCCTGATTTGGCTGAAAATCAAGATGTGGTAAAGCCGTTAGAGAATCCAATTAAAGCTACTGGACATTTACGAATCATGTTTGGCAATTTGGCCAAAGAGGGTAGTGTAGCAAAAATTACAGGTAAAGAAGGTTTACGTTTTCAAGGGACAGCTAGAGTTTTTGAAAGTGAGTTTGATGCTAATGATGGCATCAGAGACGGGCTAGTTCAAAAGGGTGATGTGGTAGTCATTAGATACCAAGGACCCAAAGGTGGTCCTGGAATGCCGGAAATGCTAAAACCCACCTCAGCCATTATGGGTGCTGGTTTGGGCAAAGATGTGGCATTGATTACAGATGGCCGTTTTTCTGGTGGCACGCACGGTTTTGTGGTTGGGCACATTACGCCCGAGGCACAAGATGGAGGTACAATTGCTTTGGTTGAAAATGGTGATGAAATAATTATTGATGCAGAAACCAATAACATTTCAGTAAATGTATCTGAAGAGGAACTTAAACAACGAAAAGCCAATTGGAAACAACCCGATTTAAAATTTAATAAAGGAGTATTATACAAATATGCAAAAACGGTTTCGTCTGCATCTAAAGGATGTGTAACAGACGAGTTCTAA
- a CDS encoding quinol:cytochrome C oxidoreductase — MYTVSSRLKTFTFALMIIGALGIGYGFLTGPKTVDDVKEMLHNADDSHGVSADEHTTADTHAIEGAKDAEHGNDNAHGDENAHYEHVLDQAKNRPWTAIYVPMIFFLLISVCALVYYAIQRAASAGWSPVLFRVMEGVTGYIGIGSLIVLAFLVMSAMHWNHMFAWMFVTSDPSAENYDFAMETKEWWLNVPWFLIRAVIYVLIWVGFRHFILKSSRMLNETGDIKYFNKSFNLSVVFLVVFLVSELFMAFDWLMSIDHHWFSQLYSFYVFASMFVSAITVIALVTIYLRSRGHLPQVNDSHVHDLAKYMFAFSIFWTYLWYAQFMLQWYANIPEEATYFYPRLIGEYQPLFIGMVIMNFAFPILVLMNSDYKRIPWFVVLAGIIILAGHYLDVFVMVNPGTVGSHWHFGIPEIGALLFFTGLFIFVVFNSLTKAPLHPKENPFIKESEVFHY; from the coding sequence ATGTACACAGTTTCAAGTAGATTAAAAACCTTCACATTTGCACTAATGATTATTGGTGCATTAGGTATAGGGTATGGCTTTTTAACAGGTCCAAAAACGGTTGACGACGTAAAAGAAATGTTGCACAACGCTGATGATTCTCATGGAGTATCAGCAGATGAACATACAACCGCAGATACTCATGCCATCGAAGGAGCGAAAGATGCAGAACACGGCAATGATAACGCCCATGGTGATGAGAATGCACATTATGAACATGTTTTAGACCAAGCTAAAAACAGACCTTGGACAGCTATTTATGTGCCTATGATATTCTTTTTATTAATCAGTGTTTGTGCATTGGTATATTATGCCATTCAAAGAGCGGCAAGTGCAGGTTGGTCACCAGTGTTGTTTAGGGTTATGGAAGGAGTAACAGGTTATATAGGCATTGGCTCTTTAATTGTTTTGGCATTTTTAGTGATGTCTGCAATGCATTGGAATCATATGTTTGCATGGATGTTTGTAACTTCAGATCCTTCTGCAGAAAACTATGATTTTGCTATGGAAACCAAAGAATGGTGGTTAAATGTACCATGGTTTTTAATTCGAGCAGTTATTTATGTTTTAATTTGGGTTGGGTTTAGGCATTTTATCCTAAAAAGCTCTAGAATGCTAAATGAAACAGGAGATATTAAATATTTTAACAAGAGTTTTAACTTGTCTGTTGTCTTTTTGGTTGTCTTTTTAGTCTCAGAATTGTTTATGGCTTTTGACTGGTTAATGTCAATTGACCATCACTGGTTTAGTCAATTATATTCATTCTATGTTTTTGCTAGTATGTTTGTTTCGGCTATAACCGTAATAGCATTGGTTACTATTTATTTAAGATCTAGAGGTCATTTGCCTCAGGTTAATGATAGCCATGTTCATGATCTAGCTAAATACATGTTTGCCTTTAGTATTTTCTGGACATACCTTTGGTATGCTCAATTTATGCTACAGTGGTATGCTAACATTCCTGAAGAGGCAACGTATTTTTATCCGAGGTTAATCGGTGAGTATCAACCACTATTTATCGGAATGGTAATTATGAATTTTGCATTCCCAATCTTGGTATTGATGAACAGCGACTATAAGAGAATTCCTTGGTTTGTAGTTCTGGCCGGAATCATAATTTTAGCAGGCCATTATTTAGATGTATTTGTAATGGTTAATCCTGGTACCGTAGGTAGTCATTGGCATTTTGGTATCCCTGAAATAGGAGCATTATTGTTCTTTACAGGCTTATTTATTTTTGTAGTGTTCAATTCGCTTACAAAAGCACCGTTGCATCCGAAAGAGAATCCGTTTATTAAAGAAAGTGAAGTTTTCCATTATTAA
- a CDS encoding penicillin acylase family protein, translated as MQILKKLLKYLLILLVIIAIGAYFFVQSLKPTYNGELKLTSLKDKVEVFYDDYGIPHIYAQNELDARRAFGYVHAQDRLWQMEVIRRLAAGRLSELFGEELVRTDKLFSSLGIEEASVKTIAELDKNSEAYKQTMAYLDGINQYIKNGPKPIEFYLLGLDKEEYTLNDVYNVFGYMAFSFAIAHRTDPLLTEIKEKLGDEYLKELNISITENSTLIKNEVNPILEKGLAQAVNEIYDNLPISPFIGSNAWVIGPEKTKNGKVILANDPHIGFGQPSVWYQSHIKTPNYEMYGYNLALTPFPLLAHNRQYAFGVTMFENDDVDFYFEENNPQNENEYKTPNGYETYKMVDKEIKVKDSKPVKYQIKVSKHGPIMNGIIEHIVDERPIAMSWVYTQLPNKMLEASYGMSHATSLHNFKDATALIHAPGLNIMYGDTDDNIAWFAAAKLYKLNDSVNSKTILNGASGTDEKIEYLDFSQNPQAINPKGNYVYSANNQPDSIAGMLYPGYYLPEDRAKRIVQLLEAKNDFTKEDIMVMINDVTSAVTPTIVENALSSVKADDFNDVEKKAIQTLQNWDGNYNLEIVAPTIYNRFIYEFLVNTFKDEMGQSFDLFLNNRLQKEINAVQMAKDSSIWWDDIDTKNRVETKQDIITKSIKNTVVFLENQLGKSVDQWTWNKVHTLEHKHPMGEVAALRKYFNVGPFEINGGSEVINNLGFKLDSTGYYQVTSGPSTRRVIDFSDIENSMSILPTGQSGNVLSKHYKDQAEKFNNGEFVSMLMNEKVIKGFGRKLVFVPEE; from the coding sequence ATGCAAATTCTCAAAAAACTTCTTAAATACTTATTAATTCTACTTGTAATAATTGCGATAGGAGCCTACTTTTTTGTACAAAGTCTAAAACCAACTTACAATGGCGAACTAAAGTTAACTTCTCTAAAGGATAAGGTTGAAGTTTTTTATGACGATTACGGAATACCACATATTTACGCTCAAAATGAATTGGATGCTCGTAGGGCTTTTGGTTATGTACATGCCCAAGACAGACTCTGGCAAATGGAGGTAATAAGACGTTTAGCTGCAGGGCGGCTATCGGAACTTTTTGGAGAAGAATTAGTTAGAACCGACAAGCTCTTTTCAAGCTTGGGTATTGAAGAAGCATCTGTGAAAACCATTGCTGAGTTAGATAAAAATTCAGAGGCATATAAACAGACTATGGCGTATTTAGATGGTATTAATCAATATATAAAAAACGGACCAAAACCTATAGAGTTTTACCTATTGGGTTTAGATAAGGAAGAATATACCTTGAACGATGTTTACAATGTATTTGGTTATATGGCTTTTAGTTTTGCGATTGCTCACAGAACGGATCCTTTGTTAACGGAAATTAAAGAAAAATTAGGTGATGAATATTTGAAAGAATTAAATATCTCCATTACTGAGAACAGTACTCTAATTAAAAATGAGGTTAATCCTATTTTAGAAAAAGGATTAGCACAAGCAGTTAATGAAATCTATGACAATTTACCTATTTCACCTTTTATAGGAAGTAATGCATGGGTAATTGGACCAGAAAAAACCAAAAATGGAAAAGTAATTTTAGCTAATGATCCGCACATTGGTTTCGGGCAACCATCGGTTTGGTATCAGTCGCATATAAAAACGCCTAATTATGAAATGTATGGTTATAATTTAGCATTAACACCATTTCCCTTGTTGGCTCACAATAGGCAGTATGCCTTTGGAGTAACTATGTTTGAAAATGATGATGTTGATTTCTATTTTGAAGAAAACAATCCACAAAATGAAAACGAATACAAAACTCCTAATGGATATGAAACCTATAAAATGGTAGACAAAGAAATTAAAGTTAAAGATTCAAAACCTGTCAAATATCAAATCAAAGTCAGCAAACACGGCCCGATAATGAATGGTATTATTGAGCATATTGTCGATGAACGCCCTATAGCCATGAGTTGGGTCTACACACAATTGCCGAATAAAATGTTAGAAGCCTCGTATGGCATGTCACATGCAACATCATTGCATAATTTTAAGGATGCAACAGCATTAATTCACGCACCAGGTTTAAACATCATGTATGGCGATACTGATGATAATATTGCATGGTTTGCTGCCGCAAAGTTGTATAAATTAAATGATAGTGTTAACTCTAAAACCATACTAAACGGAGCAAGTGGAACCGATGAAAAAATAGAATATTTAGATTTTTCGCAAAATCCACAAGCCATAAACCCGAAAGGTAATTATGTGTATTCAGCCAATAATCAACCCGATTCTATTGCTGGAATGTTATACCCTGGCTATTATTTGCCAGAAGACAGAGCAAAACGAATCGTACAATTGTTGGAAGCCAAAAACGATTTTACCAAAGAAGATATAATGGTAATGATTAATGATGTTACAAGTGCGGTAACACCAACAATCGTAGAAAATGCATTAAGTAGTGTTAAGGCGGATGATTTTAATGATGTGGAGAAAAAGGCAATCCAAACTCTTCAAAACTGGGATGGCAACTACAACTTAGAAATTGTAGCTCCAACCATTTACAATCGCTTTATCTATGAGTTTTTGGTCAATACCTTTAAAGATGAAATGGGGCAGAGTTTTGATTTATTTCTCAATAACCGTTTACAAAAAGAGATCAATGCTGTACAAATGGCTAAAGACAGTTCCATTTGGTGGGATGATATTGATACAAAGAATAGAGTAGAAACCAAACAAGATATTATTACAAAATCCATTAAAAATACTGTTGTATTTTTAGAAAATCAACTAGGAAAATCTGTTGATCAATGGACATGGAACAAAGTTCATACCTTAGAACACAAACACCCAATGGGCGAAGTTGCTGCCTTGCGAAAGTATTTTAATGTTGGCCCTTTTGAAATTAACGGAGGATCTGAAGTAATTAATAATTTGGGTTTTAAATTGGATAGCACAGGTTATTACCAAGTAACTTCTGGTCCTTCTACCCGTAGGGTAATTGACTTTTCTGATATAGAAAATAGTATGAGTATTTTGCCTACTGGGCAATCTGGTAATGTATTGAGTAAACATTATAAAGACCAAGCTGAAAAATTTAATAATGGCGAGTTCGTATCGATGCTGATGAATGAGAAAGTGATTAAAGGGTTTGGGAGGAAGTTGGTGTTTGTGCCTGAAGAATAA